Proteins encoded together in one Amblyomma americanum isolate KBUSLIRL-KWMA chromosome 1, ASM5285725v1, whole genome shotgun sequence window:
- the LOC144105115 gene encoding uncharacterized protein LOC144105115 → MKTMHLFLATVACALLLALPTQQQGLLGLMATAAIMRRFRGGNQNENSGGQSGGQTPLASHPEPSIYGLPSQAVPFYAGGYPGAYGGPMAGGLPAGGFGGGFPGGSAAFAPGANPSTYTASFGGLNFNTGGFGGAPQASTSSAFAPGGFGGLPAAGGVPYGG, encoded by the exons ATGAAAACGATGCACCTCTTCCTGGCGACCGTGGCGTGCGCTCTCCTGCTGGCGTTACCGACGCAGCAGCAGGGACTCCTGGGGCTGATGGCCACGGCGGCCATCATGAGGAGGTTCCGCGGTGGCAACCAGAATGAGAACAGCGGCGGCCAGTCCGGGGGCCAAACGCCTCTGGCCTCGCATCCGGAGCCTTCCATCTACGGCCTTCCATCGCAGGCTGTCCC CTTCTACGCGGGCGGTTACCCCGGCGCCTACGGAGGACCCATGGCCGGCGGTCTGCCTGCTGGCGGCTTCGGCGGAGGCTTCCCCGGGGGAAGCGCCGCCTTCGCTCCGGGCGCGAATCCCAGCACCTACACTGCCAGCTTCGGGGGCCTCAACTTCAACACGGGAGGCTTCGGCGGCGCACCGCAGGCCTCCACGTCATCTGCCTTCGCGCCCGGAGGCTTCGGCGGCCTGCCCGCTGCAGGAGGCGTGCCATACGGGGGCTAG